In a single window of the Oryctolagus cuniculus chromosome 9, mOryCun1.1, whole genome shotgun sequence genome:
- the CLN5 gene encoding bis(monoacylglycero)phosphate synthase CLN5, which translates to MELAGSPDQSNVRRPPGRRGVRAARRCGGRAEASRAQLRPERGCAHARPSAAAGWAGAGSTGSRPMAQVWSAEPKTRVRGGAARGLAPRRWLLLLCWLTAALGWPRASGGLSRRRWPVPYKRFSFRPEADPYCQAKYTFCPTGSTIPVMKEDDVIEVFRLQAPVWEFKYGDLLGHLKIMHDAIGFRSTLTGKNYTMEWYELFQLGNCTFPHLRPETNAPFWCNQGAACFFEGIDDLHWKENGTLVLVAAISGDTFNKMAKWVKEDNETGIYYETWTVRASPEKGAETWFDSYDCSKFVLRTYEKLAELGAEFKRIETNYTRIFLYSTEPTYLGNETSIFGPTGNMTLALAIKKFYYPFQPHLSTKEFLWSLLKIFDSVILHRQFYLFYNFEYWFLPMKFPFIKITYEEIPLPDRNRTLPAL; encoded by the exons atggaacTCGCTGGGAGCCCGGACCAGAGCAACGTGCGGAGGCCGCCGGGGCGGAGGGGAGTCAGGGCCGCGCGGAGATGCGGGGGACGCGCTGAGGCGTCACGCGCCCAGCTTCGGCCGGAGCGCGGCTGCGCGCATGCTCGGCCCTCCGCGGCGGCGGGCTGGGCCGGCGCCGGAAGCACCGGGAGCCGCCCTATGGCGCAGGTCTGGAGCGCAGAGCCGAAGACGCGGGTCCGAGGGGGCGCGGCCCGGGGGCTCgcgccgcggcgctggctcctgctgctgtgcTGGCTGACGGCAGCTCTGGGCTGGCCGCGGGCCTCGGGCGGCCTCTCCCGGCGCCGCTGGCCGGTGCCCTACAA ACGCTTTTCCTTCCGTCCAGAGGCAGATCCTTATTGTCAAGCCAAGTACACTTTCTGTCCAACTGGCTCGACCATCCCAGTTATGAAGGAGGATGATGTCATTGAAGTCTTTCGACTGCAAGCTCCAGTGTGGGAATTTAAATACGGAGACCTCCTGGGACACTTG AAAATTATGCACGACGCCATTGGATTCAGGAGTACGCTGACTGGCAAGAACTACACGATGGAGTGGTACGAACTTTTCCAGCTCGGCAACTGCACGTTTCCCCACCTGCGACCTGAAACCAATGCCCCTTTCTGGTGTAATCAAGGGGCTGCCTGCTTTTTCGAAGGAATCGACGATCTCCACTGGAAGGAAAATGGGACGTTAGTTCTAGTGGCGGCCATATCGG GAGACACATTTAACAAAATGGCAAAGTGGGTGAAAGAGGACAATGAAACGGGGATTTATTATGAGACATGGACCGTCCGAGCCAGCCCAGAAAAGGGGGCAGAGACATGGTTTGACTCCTACGACTGTTCCAAATTTGTGTTAAGGACATACGAGAAGTTGGCTGAACTTGGAGCAGAATTCAAGAGAATAGAAACGAACTACACGAGAATATTTCTTTACAGTACAGAACCCacttatttgggaaatgaaacctCTATCTTTGGGCCAACAGGAAACATGACTCTTGCTTTAGccataaaaaaattttattatcccTTCCAACCACATTTATCAACCAAAGAATTTCTGTGGAGTCTCCTGAAAATTTTTGACTCAGTGATTCTGCACAGACAGttctatttgttttataattttgaataCTGGTTTTTACCCATGaagtttccttttattaaaataacataTGAAGAAATCCCTTTACCTGACAGAAACAGAACACTGCCTGCTTTATGA